One genomic window of Carassius auratus strain Wakin chromosome 14, ASM336829v1, whole genome shotgun sequence includes the following:
- the zic6 gene encoding zic family member 6 isoform X2 yields the protein MTSLSRFSGCPLSCVNPGESNTEPSVVLPPLAEEHMGHPTGSSLKLCPSQNLRDYHETRASAFVDHSVTHFPDTGYTSHRLEPSPRGIIIGTNLSAAGMPPVTDQLAPRPNQHGNIGRYRDLHSYRDGRSQAFFNTYQEQAHGSSDATRDLSSQMMLGLPGDLLSRTHPYGQSVSGPRANSQQLVTQFLEFYKPLNMAMQRGGGDAFLRCSRQNPKHELVCKWSDGQEGTGKPPCARSFGTMYELVTHMTVEHVGGPEHSDYVCHWENCLRDRKPFKAKYKLVNHIRVHTGEKPFPCPFHGCEKVFARSENLKIHKRTHTALPCQSAMRQAFQFGCCKLGSLNRGVSAPPALLQLVLHPLPLRGHLATLPTMAGQINGKIHSSRMTGGRHQRPPACLAATWSSARVMGRLSHHCLLFPSAGCVC from the exons ATGACAAGCCTGTCGCGGTTTAGTGGCTGCCCTCTTTCTTGCGTCAACCCTGGGGAGAGCAATACTGAACCCAGCGTGGTGCTGCCACCTTTGGCAGAGGAGCACATGGGGCACCCCACTGGCAGTTCCTTAAAACTCTGCCCCTCGCAAAATTTGCGAGACTACCACGAGACGAGGGCCAGTGCATTTGTTGACCACTCGGTTACCCATTTTCCAGACACTGGATACACCAGTCATCGCTTAGAACCCAGTCCTAGGGGCATTATCATTGGGACAAATCTGTCAGCAGCAGGCATGCCACCAGTAACTGATCAGCTGGCTCCGAGACCTAACCAACATGGCAATATTGGTAGGTACCGTGACCTCCACAGCTATAGGGATGGCAGGAGCCAGGCTTTCTTCAACACGTATCAAGAGCAGGCCCATGGCTCGTCAGACGCAACCCGAGATCTCAGCAGCCAAATGATGTTGGGTCTTCCCGGGGATCTTCTCTCTCGAACGCACCCATACGGGCAGTCGGTCAGTGGCCCCAGGGCCAACAGCCAGCAGTTAGTCACCCAGTTCTTGGAGTTCTATAAGCCTCTGAATATGGCCATGCAGCGAGGAGGGGGTGACGCCTTCCTCAGGTGCTCCAGGCAGAACCCAAAGCACGAGCTGGTGTGCAAGTGGAGTGACGGCCAAGAAGGCACTGGCAAGCCGCCCTGCGCCAGGAGTTTTGGAACCATGTATGAACTCGTCACCCATATGACGGTTGAGCATGTCGGAGGACCGGAGCACTCCGACTACGTTTGTCACTGGGAGAACTGTTTAAGAGACAGAAAGCCTTTCAAAGCCAAATACAAGCTCGTCAACCACATAAGAGtgcacactggagaaaagccctTTCCCTGCCCTTTTCATGGATGTGAAAAAGTTTTTGCCAGATCTGAGAACCTCAAGATACACAAGAGAACGCATACAG CTCTTCCGTGTCAGTCTGCCATGAGGCAGGCGTTCCAGTTTGGCTGCTGCAAGCTGGGCTCTCTGAACCGCGGGGTCAGCGCACCTCCAGCGCTACTCCAGCTTGTGCTTCATCCTCTACCACTTAGGGGGCACCTGGCAACCCTCCCTACCATGGCAGGCCAGATCAATGGTAAGATCCATTCGAGCAGAATGACCGGAGGTCGGCATCAAAGGCCCCCTGCTTGTCTCGCTGCCACCTGGAGCTCAGCGAGGGTCATGGGCCGCCTGAGCCACCACTGCCTCCTCTTCCCTTCAGCAGGCTGTGTATGCTGA
- the zic6 gene encoding zic family member 6 isoform X1: MTSLSRFSGCPLSCVNPGESNTEPSVVLPPLAEEHMGHPTGSSLKLCPSQNLRDYHETRASAFVDHSVTHFPDTGYTSHRLEPSPRGIIIGTNLSAAGMPPVTDQLAPRPNQHGNIGRYRDLHSYRDGRSQAFFNTYQEQAHGSSDATRDLSSQMMLGLPGDLLSRTHPYGQSVSGPRANSQQLVTQFLEFYKPLNMAMQRGGGDAFLRCSRQNPKHELVCKWSDGQEGTGKPPCARSFGTMYELVTHMTVEHVGGPEHSDYVCHWENCLRDRKPFKAKYKLVNHIRVHTGEKPFPCPFHGCEKVFARSENLKIHKRTHTGEKPFKCEFEGCNRRFANSSDRKKHSHVHSSDKPYTCKVRGCEKCYTHPSSLRKHMKLHCKAYIAKIGEDDEHLVEARSPEVAEQQDTPASTTVTRTMTTPSLSPETRNESTMRSRFHHTFENSLDYMAHRPQSLLDPLLLQRGSYRPESVQYSCSQPSHSFAPNHRTFATNSPFQKSLVNGWYTCHSAVDTFSPKHCNSDI, from the exons ATGACAAGCCTGTCGCGGTTTAGTGGCTGCCCTCTTTCTTGCGTCAACCCTGGGGAGAGCAATACTGAACCCAGCGTGGTGCTGCCACCTTTGGCAGAGGAGCACATGGGGCACCCCACTGGCAGTTCCTTAAAACTCTGCCCCTCGCAAAATTTGCGAGACTACCACGAGACGAGGGCCAGTGCATTTGTTGACCACTCGGTTACCCATTTTCCAGACACTGGATACACCAGTCATCGCTTAGAACCCAGTCCTAGGGGCATTATCATTGGGACAAATCTGTCAGCAGCAGGCATGCCACCAGTAACTGATCAGCTGGCTCCGAGACCTAACCAACATGGCAATATTGGTAGGTACCGTGACCTCCACAGCTATAGGGATGGCAGGAGCCAGGCTTTCTTCAACACGTATCAAGAGCAGGCCCATGGCTCGTCAGACGCAACCCGAGATCTCAGCAGCCAAATGATGTTGGGTCTTCCCGGGGATCTTCTCTCTCGAACGCACCCATACGGGCAGTCGGTCAGTGGCCCCAGGGCCAACAGCCAGCAGTTAGTCACCCAGTTCTTGGAGTTCTATAAGCCTCTGAATATGGCCATGCAGCGAGGAGGGGGTGACGCCTTCCTCAGGTGCTCCAGGCAGAACCCAAAGCACGAGCTGGTGTGCAAGTGGAGTGACGGCCAAGAAGGCACTGGCAAGCCGCCCTGCGCCAGGAGTTTTGGAACCATGTATGAACTCGTCACCCATATGACGGTTGAGCATGTCGGAGGACCGGAGCACTCCGACTACGTTTGTCACTGGGAGAACTGTTTAAGAGACAGAAAGCCTTTCAAAGCCAAATACAAGCTCGTCAACCACATAAGAGtgcacactggagaaaagccctTTCCCTGCCCTTTTCATGGATGTGAAAAAGTTTTTGCCAGATCTGAGAACCTCAAGATACACAAGAGAACGCATACAG GTGAGAAACCGTTTAAATGTGAGTTTGAGGGCTGCAATCGGAGATTTGCAAACAGCAGTGACCGGAAGAAGCATTCTCACGTTCACTCCAGCGATAAACCCTACACGTGCAAGGTCAGAGGCTGTGAAAAATGCTACACGCATCCCAGCTCCTTGCGCAAACACATGAAACTCCACTGCAAGGCCTACATCGCCAAAATCGGCGAAGACGACGAGCACCTTGTAGAGGCCAGGTCTCCTGAGGTAGCGGAACAGCAAGACACGCCCGCCTCTACCACCGTGACGCGAACGATGACGACTCCCTCCCTGTCTCCAGAGACACGAAATGAGTCGACTATGAGGTCACGCTTCCATCACACCTTTGAAAACAGTTTGGACTATATGGCGCACAGGCCACAGTCCCTTTTGGACCCTCTGTTACTACAACGGGGCAGCTACAGACCAGAGTCTGTACAATATTCGTGCAGCCAACCAAGTCATTCGTTCGCACCTAACCATAGAACTTTTGCGACCAACTCACCTTTTCAGAAAAGTCTGGTGAATGGCTGGTACACGTGTCATAGCGCCGTGGACACATTTTCACCCAAACACTGTAACAGTGATATATAA